GTTGGAACTCCGTAAAATAAAAAATTAATAGGACTCAAATCTCCAAGTAGGTAAATCGTCTTTTCTACTTTACTTCCTTGGGATAGGAACGAAATTAAAACCTTTGTTCCTTGAATTGTATTCGTCTGAGGGTCAATGATTTTGTCATAGGAAATTTGGACAGGAACCTCTCCAATCATAGGTGACTCCATCGAGAACACTTCGTAAAGATATTCTGAGAGTTCAGAAAACTCAACTGTCTTAGTAGATCCAGAGGCAAAAATGAGCCTAGTCTTATTACCTTTCAAAATCAATTTTTCTAAAAACTCTCTCTTTACAATAGATGCTCCGATTACACCAATGAATAATTCGAGTGATAAAAAAAGTTCTTCCGGAATTTCTGAAAGTGCTCGATAGGTTTCGCGTGTCACTGACGGATAACGGATATCTACCTGTATGAGCTCCTTATTAGAATCATGTAACCTTCCATCCCGCACATACTTCGAGAGGAAACTACCGATATTCCCCATCGCGCCAAGTATAATCATTTTCTTAGAGGAAAGAATCATTCCCTGTCCGTGTAGAATTGACTCAATGGCACTGAGAATAGAATGAGCAACTTCTTTCGATTCCTCAACAACCTTATTCTTTGAAATAGCAATCGAATAGGCAACATTAATTAGGTTTCCATGTTTTGCAATGACAGAGGATAATCTATCGTAACCGTTTCGAGTATGCTCAACGCTTCCCACTAGAGTTGATTGCAAGAGCTTTGTAAATGATTCTTCCTTTGGAATGCTCTGCGCAATTTGATACATTGCATAGACTTCCTCTGTAGTCTTACCAGCCAGACAATATTCATTTAGAAGAGGAGCAAGATAGCCACCGTCTTCCACAATTAGGATTTTCTTTTTGTCGTCGTATGCTCTCGAAAGAAATAACAAAAAGAAATAACAAGAAAGATATTTCATTGCCTCTAAAAAGCCGAATTTGTTTTCGAGCATCGTTTCTTGTAATTTAACATGAGCAGAAATATCAGTATAATATTTTGCCGGGGTAAAGAATTCGCGGTTATTCTCTGTTAGATGCCGCATTAGACCTGCCATAAAGAAATTCTTATCGGCAACATCTAAAAGCACATCCAAATAAGCAGAAGGAATTACACCCGCGTATTTCACAAACATTACATCGAGTGCTTCTACATTGAGCCGACGAAATGCTTCTATGAGTGCAATAATTTCAGAAGTGATATGATGAATCAAAAATATTCGAGTCTTCGAAAAATCCAAACCATGACTCTTTGAATCAGCAATTTTTTCTAGACTAGGCATTCGTTTTAGATAATAGTCTAGCGTAAAACTTTTCTTATCCTGTCCGAGGCTGAAATTCAAAACGCGGGTAAGACGTGTTAGATACAAGTTTACAAAAATAATTCCTAGCTCTAAACGAATTGTCTCACCATCCTGCAAGAGTCTACACACAGCTTCATCTTCTAAGCTAAGAAATATTTTCTTAAAGATAAGCACTTGCTCTTCTTTAACTAAATCTTGCACTAGCTCAGAAAAATTCCGATTCCAATAAAAATTGATCTGGTCTACTTTCTCTAAATGAGTTTTATGCAATTGTTCAAATAAAGAACTATACGGAGCGTTATCCTCTGAATAAGAAACCAATCCTTTATTGGAAGCGGTTAAAATTTTATCACTGATAGATTCAGAAAGCTTGGTTGTTCCGGCAATATAGACACGGGCATCTAAATCATCAACAATCATTCTATTCTTAGAATTTTCATGAATCGACTCAGAAGCAGTTTCGATTGTTAATCTCATAAAAAACTTCCCGGTATAATGGACATTAGCCACTCTTTCCAAAATGAATTGAAAGTTTTTGTTTTATCCAGACCTAACAGTGAAAGGAAAAACTAGTGCTAGAGATTCTACCTCTCGAGGATCTTCTCCATAAAATTCCGGATGAATTTTCTTTGCCCACTTTGGTCGTTGAAAAGTTCCGAAAATAGTTCTAAGCTGAGAATGAAATTCGTCCGTATGAAATAGTGCATCATCCAATACGCCTGACTTCGAATACACTTGAATAGCCACTATCTGCATTTCTAAAAGTTCAGGATTGATATTGGGATTGACTTTGTAAGAAAAAGACACATCTCCAAAATGCGATGCCATTTGATCTAATATCTGATCTGCAAGAATTCTGGCTAATACCGATAAACCAGTAAATAGACGAAGCTCTTCTAAATGGATTTTCCATCCATTCTCGTCTTGCTCAAGGGGAAAACCAAGCGAAGTTTCAATTGTTTTCATTTATGTTCAACGACTACCTTGATCGCGTTTGGATTTTTTGCCATTGCAAATGCATCTGTCATCTTTTCTGCGGAATACAAATGGCTAATCATATTCTTTGATAGACTATCCGCTAATTCTTTGTTATCCTCAAGGAGACGTATAGCCAAGTGAAAATCTCCACAACGAGAAGTGCGCAGACTACCACCCCCGTTTATAAATTCAAGTAGCGGATTACCAGCACTATCCCCTTTAAACAAAATCGCTCCTCTCGGTCGAATGAGTGAGTTTTCATTTGCTGGATTTGGTCGAATCAAGGCATCAACCTCAGAAATAGAAGAAGCAACCCCCAAGTCAAAACGGGGAAGTCTATCTGCAAACTCTTCAGATTCTAAAAGTGTCTCTGCACTCAAAATATCAGACTCGTAGACTTTGATTTCTTTGTTTTCTAAGCTCACAGGAAATGTTGAATAGATTCTATCATTTCTATGCGTTTGGTTCTCCCATCTAAACTCTAAATTTTCTTTTGTAAAAGGTAAAATAGAAAGCTCATCTACAACAAGTTCGGTTAATTTATGAAAGCCACACATCTCCATACCATTTGTAGATTTTAAATGCACTTCTCTTTTCGCAAACTTAAGTGCCGACTGAAAGCCTGCCTCCGTGCTAGTTGTATCATACACAATATCGTAAAATTTACGTAAAGACTCAGGATTTACTTTGGTAAGGTTAATGCCATTATCCGCTCCGAGTTTTTTTGCTAAAACCAAAAGCTCTTCGTGTCTCGCAAGTGCTGTAATTGTAAAATCGATTTTATAATTTTCTTTATACGCCTTAAGAGCAGCAATCAGAAGACTTCCCAATCTTCTAGGTCCAAGAACAGCAACGGAATCTCCCTCTTTCGGAGGTGAAGCGATTACTGCTTGTAAGCCTGCAGCAAATGGCTCAATCATCACTGCCGTTAAATCTGAAATTTTATCGTAAGGAACCATTGCATTTTGTGGAGCTAGAATATAGGGACCAAATCCGCCGGGCAGTCTATCAATTCCTAAAACGAGTCTCGTCGGACTATGAGTAGGAATTCCAGACATGCAAAATTGATCTTGCAGCAAATCACCCCTAGCCGCAGGAGTATCGTTTATCTCAACGACAAAATGCTGTTTGCCGTCTAAGGTCTCAGCAACAAGTTCATGTCCGGTAATCTGTGGAAGTGGGAAAGGAAGAAATCTTCTAGCAATATCAGTTGAGCAAACACCGCAGAGTTTTGTCTTTAACAATTCGTATCCGCTGCCAAGCCTGAGATAGTCGGTTCCATTTCGTTTTATTTCCCAACCAGAATTTTTATCTCCTGAATATTCATATTCAGAATTTACGAAGGTATCTTCTGCCGTATAATCGAAAGCATTAAATTTAATATGCATAGGTCACCTATTTTCAATCAGATATAAGAGGATAACTGTTAAAACAAAAAAAGTAAAATTAAAAATAAATCCATTCTTAATACGAGCCTGGTCCGCTGGATTGAGTAAATAAGCCGTAATAAACACAGAAAAAAATCCTGCCAGATGTGCCCAGTGCGCTATCATATCAGAAGAAAATGCGAGCATAAAATCAGTGTATACCATCATCCATGCGACTAAGAACACAGGAAAAGGAAAATTATGACCGGCAATCCGATAAGTCACAGGGGAAAGCAAAGCAGCAATAGCGGCTAATCCCGATATAGCCCCGCTGGCACCCACTGATGGAACTCTTCTATCTCCTAACATAAACCCGCGAATGATAGAGTCTGCCATCATAGAAATAACTCCTGCCATTAGATAGAATAACAACCATTTACCCTTTCCTACTTTCGCTTCCACCGCACGTCCAAGAAAATAAAGAAAAGCAATATTGGAAAGCAAATGTCCAACAGATGCGTGAAAGAGAGAGGATAAAAACCAATTCACTAAGTTTAATTTACCCGGATACGAATAGAAATAATTTTGAATTGTGATAGGAGGAACTGTCGCCAATACAAAAAAATAAAACGCGGGCAAAAACAAAGTAACCGCAGCAGTCAGCGGAAACTCCCAGAATAATTTCCAGATAAACGACATTGGTCTAATAATCCTGTGTGCGTTTTTTCAAAGCAGCTAAATGAGAATTTTCATGCATACCCATCACCCAAATAAAATCGAAAATATGCAAGTCACCAAAATAGGGATGCTCCATTTTATACTTCATTAATTCTTCTTTGGAATATTTATTGATGCTCTCTTCCAATTTGGACTCGGCTTTATTTAGTAATGGAAGCAATTCTTCAAAACTATATTTATGCAAAGGCGAAACAGAAGGAGGATTTTTTACACCTGATGGTTTCATCAGAGTAACTTTTATCATTCGATAGTCAGGCTCTTTCGTATATCCGGCAAACAATGCATTTCCTCTACCAGACATTATAATTGGCACAGATCTAGCAATATTCCACTCCGTAATGTAAAGATGCTCGCCGACTTCCGAAATAGACCAACGCCCTTCTTCTGGACTTTTGGTAAATTCGTCTGCTGGAGTTTTTTGCAAACAGGCAATTACTTCCTTTCGAAAATTTTTCCAAATAGAAAAGACTTCTTTAGAATCACTACATTCTGTTGGGTATTTAATATCCATAATGTCCTTATTTAGAACTCATAAATTCTCTGCCACAGAGGCACAGAGACACTGAGTTCTTTATTTCATTTTTATTAATTTTTAATTCTATGCCAATGTTTTTATATTCTGTTTCAATTATTGATAAAAGTGCTTTTCTCGTCATCCCATATTGAAACCTCTGCGTCTCTGTGCCTCTGTGGCAAATTCTTATAATAAAGAGTTTGATTCATTCTGTATAATCGTTATTTTATCTAAGCTTAACTTTGTCACTTTTTCTTTTCAAAATAGGAATAAAAAGATTTTCATAATGTAGGCAGTGTAAAAAGATTAGCTAGAGAGTCATGGAGGCACAGGGAAAGTCATTTTTTGGAATTCTCTGATGACAAATTTATTTTTGATACAATCTAACCCAAAAATCCAAGATATATTAAACGCAATAGCAAATGTTACAGAAAAGACCGCGTGTAAAACATTTCCCGAATTTGGGAAAATGAACAAGAAAAAGGCTGACCAGATTGCTGTTGAAAAAATGCGATTAGAACTTTCCAAACTACCTTTTCAATCTAGAGTCATAATTGGCGAAGGCGAAAAAGACAATGCACCGATGCTCTATGAAGATGAAGTATTGGGCGAAGCAGGATTTGAAATTGATATTGCGGTCGATCCACTCGAATGCACTACGAACTTCGCAAAGGGCTTACCAAATTCTCTATGCGTAATTGCTTTTACTGAAAAAGACGGACTGCATAGAATGCCCGGAACTTATATGGAACAATGGATAGCCTCACCGAAAATGAAATATCCATTTAAACCAAAAGAAAGCGTAGAAAAAAACTTAGAGCGACTCGCTTCCTGCTTACAAAAGAATGTTTCTGATTTAATCATAGTCGTTCAAGACAGACCAAGACACAAGGAGCTAATTGAAGATATCCGCTCATTAAATTGTGGAATTTCCCTCATAGACTCCGGCTCTCTTACGTGCATAATGGACATTTGCCTCGAGAAAGGAAATTACGATGCTATCATCGGAACCTATGGAGCGCCCGAAGGACTCATCGGTGCCGTCATTGCAAAAGCTACAGGGTCGGAGTTTAAAGCGATTATCCGCCCGCACGAAGATAAACACTTAGAAAAATGGATAGCAACTGGCAGACAGGAAGAAGAAATTTTAGACAAGAACGATCTTGTTACGGGAGATTTCTTTGGCTTTGTCGCGACAGGAATTTCCGAAAACTCCATTTTAAAAGGCATTCACAAACTAGAAGGTAAACTAGCAGGCGAGACAATCCTTCTATCAAAAGAAATCAACAAAGTTAGAAAGTTCAAAGAGGAATAAAATGAACGAACACCATGTATTATTTGAAAATGGCTATCTATTTGGAAATCTTTTTCTAGAAGCCATTCCGCATCCAACAGGAACGTTAGGTGATATACTCAGATGGCTTTCTACTCTTTGTCACTTCATGGGAGGAGCGAATTTCTGGGTTTTCCTACTACCCTTTGTATATTTTTGTTATAACAAAAATTTCGGAATCAAATTAGGAGTTGCCCTTCTCTCGACTGCTTTCTTCAACGGGTTAGCCAAGTATTTTTTTGAAAGTGTTAGACCGATTGATTTGTCAGATACAATCCTCGCTGTGCAAAGCGATTTGATTAAAGAGATTTCTTTTGGTTTTCCTTCCGGTCATTCGCATGTTTCCATTCTAGTCTGGGGAATTTTATTTTTAGAGTTTAAAAACAAATTCTTTCGAGCATTCGCGGTCTTTATCATCTTATTCACCCCCTTTAGTAGAATGTATGCAGGAGTTCATTATCCGGGTGATGTTCTAGGCGGATTCACAATGGGGCTAACAAGCCTTTTACTCATAGAATTTCTTTTTTATAAAATTCCAAATTTTCCTTTTATAAACTTAGCAGAAGAGTCAAAATCAAAAGTAATTCGTTCCATTTCTCTTATGATCATTGCAATAACACTTGCAAGTACCCTACTTTCAAAAGGAACCACTCACCCACAAATTTCCTCTCTTGAACAAGTATTAATTGGAACGGGATCTATTGCTGGTTTTTTTGTAGGGCTTTTGTATTTAACTATCCTTTTTCCAAAAGCCTCTGAGTGGGAGGCAGTATCGAGCGCAAAAGACTTATTAACCCGCGCCGGATTTTTACTTCCGGGAATATTGCTATTTTACATTGGACTTGGCTTAGTCGGCAAAGCCTATCATATTGAAGACAGTCTATTTCGCTATTTCCGTTATTTTATAACCAACCTGTATATCGTTTTATTTGCCCCCCTTGGTTGGTATTATTTTATAAGGAAGAATGAAGCTAATTCATAAAATACAAAATCTGCTAAAGAGTTTTCTGAAATCGGGATTTTTAAAGTCCTCGATTTATGTAAGCTTATCGAAAGTATTCTCTTCGATTTGCAATTTGCTCTTTATGATTTTTGCAGTAAATATTTTAAACAAATCGGAGAATGGAGTATTCCAATACTATTTGGGGTTTCTTCCCGTAATCCTCGCAGTGGCAGAATTCGGGTTGCCTTCTGCCATTGTAAAATTTCTTTCTTCAGAAAAAGACGATAAGCACAAAATTGGAATTATCCTCTCATCTTCTCTACTCATTAAAAGTATTTCATTTTTGTTTTTAATCGGACTTGCTTTGTTTGCTTATTTCTTTTACAACGAAGATCCACTGATTATATTCATTTTGCTAGTCGGCGGGACAACAATTTCATTTGTATCTTACTTTGAAAGTATCTTTGTTTCCTTTCAAGCATATAAAGCACTCGCCTTCTGGAATCCACTCGCCAACTTAATGCGGTTAATTTTATTATATCTCACAAACCATTACTCTCAATTACCTCTCACGTATTTGGATATACTTTCCATTTTTAGCTTAAGCCCGATTTTTATTTTGGTTTTATTCTTTTTTATTTTCAACAGAAAACAAATCTACTGGGGAGCAAAAGTCCATGAAATAGGACTCGCAACAAAAGAACTCTCTCTATTCAACACCTGGGCGTTTGTAGCTTCTATCTTTGCCATCGTCTCTGATAGATTAGAAATTTTTCTGCTCAATAAATTTCACTCTTCCGAAGACGTTGCAGTCTATGGAACCGCCCTTCAACTATTCAGTGGATTTGTAATCATACTCTCTACTTTGAATTCTCTCGTCTATCCGCGATTATCCGCTCTTGTGCACACAGACGAATTTAAAACTTTTCTACTCAAGTCAATCTTCGCAAGCTTTGCAGTAGCCATTTTACTTTCGCCTGGATATTTTTTAGCCGAGCCGATTTTAAACTTACTATTCAATCATAAATACGAAGAAGCAATTCCTGTTTTTAAAATTCTCTATCCCAACTACATGCTCCAACTTGTATTTGCTCCGCTCGGAATCGCACTCTTCGCCATGGGCAAACCACGAATACTCGCAATCCTCGCTCTATTGCGGCTAGTATTCGGTTATCTGCTAGACACCGCCCTCATTCCCGAATTCGGAGTTATGGGGGCAGGAGTAGCGTTTCTATTAGGACAAGTTATATCATGGCTTGTGCTCGTTGGATATTTCTGGGCGATGTTTTGGAGATAATTTTCAGAAAAATAATAGAACAACGGGTCGATATGGGCTAGCACCCATACCGACACATTATTTCGCCCCGTTGGGGCTTAAAACTATTCTTTTAATAT
The Leptospiraceae bacterium genome window above contains:
- a CDS encoding alcohol dehydrogenase catalytic domain-containing protein; this translates as MHIKFNAFDYTAEDTFVNSEYEYSGDKNSGWEIKRNGTDYLRLGSGYELLKTKLCGVCSTDIARRFLPFPLPQITGHELVAETLDGKQHFVVEINDTPAARGDLLQDQFCMSGIPTHSPTRLVLGIDRLPGGFGPYILAPQNAMVPYDKISDLTAVMIEPFAAGLQAVIASPPKEGDSVAVLGPRRLGSLLIAALKAYKENYKIDFTITALARHEELLVLAKKLGADNGINLTKVNPESLRKFYDIVYDTTSTEAGFQSALKFAKREVHLKSTNGMEMCGFHKLTELVVDELSILPFTKENLEFRWENQTHRNDRIYSTFPVSLENKEIKVYESDILSAETLLESEEFADRLPRFDLGVASSISEVDALIRPNPANENSLIRPRGAILFKGDSAGNPLLEFINGGGSLRTSRCGDFHLAIRLLEDNKELADSLSKNMISHLYSAEKMTDAFAMAKNPNAIKVVVEHK
- a CDS encoding rhomboid family intramembrane serine protease, with amino-acid sequence MSFIWKLFWEFPLTAAVTLFLPAFYFFVLATVPPITIQNYFYSYPGKLNLVNWFLSSLFHASVGHLLSNIAFLYFLGRAVEAKVGKGKWLLFYLMAGVISMMADSIIRGFMLGDRRVPSVGASGAISGLAAIAALLSPVTYRIAGHNFPFPVFLVAWMMVYTDFMLAFSSDMIAHWAHLAGFFSVFITAYLLNPADQARIKNGFIFNFTFFVLTVILLYLIENR
- a CDS encoding DinB family protein, with protein sequence MDIKYPTECSDSKEVFSIWKNFRKEVIACLQKTPADEFTKSPEEGRWSISEVGEHLYITEWNIARSVPIIMSGRGNALFAGYTKEPDYRMIKVTLMKPSGVKNPPSVSPLHKYSFEELLPLLNKAESKLEESINKYSKEELMKYKMEHPYFGDLHIFDFIWVMGMHENSHLAALKKRTQDY
- a CDS encoding fructose-bisphosphatase class II, producing the protein MTNLFLIQSNPKIQDILNAIANVTEKTACKTFPEFGKMNKKKADQIAVEKMRLELSKLPFQSRVIIGEGEKDNAPMLYEDEVLGEAGFEIDIAVDPLECTTNFAKGLPNSLCVIAFTEKDGLHRMPGTYMEQWIASPKMKYPFKPKESVEKNLERLASCLQKNVSDLIIVVQDRPRHKELIEDIRSLNCGISLIDSGSLTCIMDICLEKGNYDAIIGTYGAPEGLIGAVIAKATGSEFKAIIRPHEDKHLEKWIATGRQEEEILDKNDLVTGDFFGFVATGISENSILKGIHKLEGKLAGETILLSKEINKVRKFKEE
- a CDS encoding phosphatase PAP2 family protein; amino-acid sequence: MNEHHVLFENGYLFGNLFLEAIPHPTGTLGDILRWLSTLCHFMGGANFWVFLLPFVYFCYNKNFGIKLGVALLSTAFFNGLAKYFFESVRPIDLSDTILAVQSDLIKEISFGFPSGHSHVSILVWGILFLEFKNKFFRAFAVFIILFTPFSRMYAGVHYPGDVLGGFTMGLTSLLLIEFLFYKIPNFPFINLAEESKSKVIRSISLMIIAITLASTLLSKGTTHPQISSLEQVLIGTGSIAGFFVGLLYLTILFPKASEWEAVSSAKDLLTRAGFLLPGILLFYIGLGLVGKAYHIEDSLFRYFRYFITNLYIVLFAPLGWYYFIRKNEANS
- a CDS encoding oligosaccharide flippase family protein, producing the protein MKLIHKIQNLLKSFLKSGFLKSSIYVSLSKVFSSICNLLFMIFAVNILNKSENGVFQYYLGFLPVILAVAEFGLPSAIVKFLSSEKDDKHKIGIILSSSLLIKSISFLFLIGLALFAYFFYNEDPLIIFILLVGGTTISFVSYFESIFVSFQAYKALAFWNPLANLMRLILLYLTNHYSQLPLTYLDILSIFSLSPIFILVLFFFIFNRKQIYWGAKVHEIGLATKELSLFNTWAFVASIFAIVSDRLEIFLLNKFHSSEDVAVYGTALQLFSGFVIILSTLNSLVYPRLSALVHTDEFKTFLLKSIFASFAVAILLSPGYFLAEPILNLLFNHKYEEAIPVFKILYPNYMLQLVFAPLGIALFAMGKPRILAILALLRLVFGYLLDTALIPEFGVMGAGVAFLLGQVISWLVLVGYFWAMFWR